From a single Pseudomonas triticicola genomic region:
- the ssuD gene encoding FMNH2-dependent alkanesulfonate monooxygenase: MSLNIFWFLPTHGDGHYLGTAEGARAVDHGYLQQVAQAADRLGFGGVLIPTGRSCEDSWLVAASLIPVTQRLKFLVALRPGIISPTVAARQAATLDRLSGGRALFNLVTGGDPEELAGDGLFLNHEERYQASVEFTRIWRRVLEGETVDYDGEHISVKGAKLLYPPIQQPRPPLYFGGSSEAAQDLAAEQVEMVLTWGEPPAAVAEKIAQVRAKAAKLGRTVRFGIRLHVIVRETSAEAWQAADRLISHLDDDTIQRAQASLARFDSVGQQRMAALHGGSRDNLEVSPNLWAGVGLVRGGAGTALVGDGPTVAARVKEYADLGIDTFIFSGYPHLEESYRVAELLFPHLDVERPELPKSAGYVSPFGEMVANDILPKAASQS; the protein is encoded by the coding sequence ATGAGCCTCAACATCTTCTGGTTCCTGCCTACCCACGGCGACGGCCATTACCTTGGCACCGCCGAAGGCGCCCGCGCGGTTGATCACGGTTACCTGCAACAGGTCGCGCAAGCGGCGGATCGTCTGGGTTTTGGCGGGGTGCTGATTCCTACCGGCCGTTCCTGCGAAGACTCGTGGCTGGTGGCGGCCTCGCTGATTCCAGTGACCCAGCGTCTGAAATTCCTCGTTGCCTTGCGCCCCGGGATCATTTCCCCGACGGTCGCGGCGCGCCAGGCAGCGACGCTGGATCGTTTGTCCGGCGGGCGTGCGTTGTTCAATCTGGTCACCGGTGGCGATCCGGAAGAACTGGCCGGCGACGGTCTGTTCCTCAATCACGAAGAACGCTATCAGGCCTCGGTGGAATTCACCCGCATCTGGCGCCGCGTGCTGGAAGGCGAAACCGTCGATTACGACGGCGAGCACATCAGCGTGAAGGGCGCCAAGCTGCTGTATCCGCCGATCCAGCAACCGCGTCCGCCGCTGTATTTCGGTGGTTCCTCGGAAGCGGCGCAGGATCTGGCCGCCGAACAAGTGGAGATGGTCCTGACCTGGGGCGAACCGCCGGCAGCGGTGGCCGAGAAGATCGCACAAGTCCGGGCCAAAGCCGCCAAACTCGGCCGTACCGTGCGCTTCGGCATTCGTCTGCATGTGATCGTGCGTGAAACCAGCGCCGAAGCCTGGCAGGCGGCGGATCGGCTGATCTCGCACCTGGACGACGACACCATCCAACGTGCGCAGGCTTCGCTGGCGCGCTTCGATTCGGTCGGCCAGCAACGCATGGCCGCGCTGCACGGCGGCAGCCGCGACAACCTCGAAGTCAGCCCCAACCTCTGGGCCGGCGTCGGTCTGGTACGTGGCGGTGCCGGTACTGCGCTGGTCGGCGATGGCCCGACCGTGGCAGCGCGGGTCAAGGAATATGCCGATCTTGGTATCGACACCTTCATCTTCTCCGGTTATCCACACCTTGAAGAGTCGTATCGGGTGGCCGAGCTGCTGTTCCCGCACCTCGACGTCGAGCGCCCGGAACTGCCGAAGAGCGCCGGTTATGTCAGCCCGTTTGGCGAGATGGTCGCTAACGACATCTTGCCCAAAGCCGCATCGCAGAGCTGA